In one window of Juglans regia cultivar Chandler chromosome 3, Walnut 2.0, whole genome shotgun sequence DNA:
- the LOC108984171 gene encoding protein NUCLEAR FUSION DEFECTIVE 6, mitochondrial-like isoform X4, whose product MSFAAARSVLRSTSARTASAARLTAGAGARARPASSPFRIPKQNPIAHRIFRSPVEMSCCVETLLPYHTATASALLNSMLSASLRSYCWTPEDS is encoded by the exons ATGTCATTCGCCGCCGCCAGGTCCGTCCTCCGCTCCACATCGGCACGAACCGCCTCGGCGGCGAGGCTTACTGCCGGAGCCGGAGCTAGGGCCAGACCCGCAAGTTCACCATTTCGTATCCCCAAACAAAACCCTATCGCACATCGCATTTTCAG GTCTCCTGTGGAGATGAGCTGCTGTGTGGAAACGCTGCTTCCGTATCACACTGCCACTGCTTCCGCATTGCTCAACTCCATGCTCTCCGCCTCTCTTCGCAGCTACTGTTGGACTCCTGaag ACAGCTGA
- the LOC108984171 gene encoding protein NUCLEAR FUSION DEFECTIVE 6, mitochondrial-like isoform X3 — MSFAAARSVLRSTSARTASAARLTAGAGARARPASSPFRIPKQNPIAHRIFRSPVEMSCCVETLLPYHTATASALLNSMLSASLRSYCWTPEDS, encoded by the exons ATGTCATTCGCCGCCGCCAGGTCCGTCCTCCGCTCCACATCGGCACGAACCGCCTCGGCGGCGAGGCTTACTGCCGGAGCCGGAGCTAGGGCCAGACCCGCAAGTTCACCATTTCGTATCCCCAAACAAAACCCTATCGCACATCGCATTTTCAG GTCTCCTGTGGAGATGAGCTGCTGTGTGGAAACGCTGCTTCCGTATCACACTGCCACTGCTTCCGCATTGCTCAACTCCATGCTCTCCGCCTCTCTTCGCAGCTACTGTTGGACTCCTGaag ATTCTTGA
- the LOC108984171 gene encoding protein NUCLEAR FUSION DEFECTIVE 6, mitochondrial-like isoform X2 encodes MSFAAARSVLRSTSARTASAARLTAGAGARARPASSPFRIPKQNPIAHRIFRSPVEMSCCVETLLPYHTATASALLNSMLSASLRSYCWTPEDG; translated from the exons ATGTCATTCGCCGCCGCCAGGTCCGTCCTCCGCTCCACATCGGCACGAACCGCCTCGGCGGCGAGGCTTACTGCCGGAGCCGGAGCTAGGGCCAGACCCGCAAGTTCACCATTTCGTATCCCCAAACAAAACCCTATCGCACATCGCATTTTCAG GTCTCCTGTGGAGATGAGCTGCTGTGTGGAAACGCTGCTTCCGTATCACACTGCCACTGCTTCCGCATTGCTCAACTCCATGCTCTCCGCCTCTCTTCGCAGCTACTGTTGGACTCCTGaag
- the LOC108984171 gene encoding protein NUCLEAR FUSION DEFECTIVE 6, mitochondrial-like isoform X1 yields the protein MSFAAARSVLRSTSARTASAARLTAGAGARARPASSPFRIPKQNPIAHRIFRSPVEMSCCVETLLPYHTATASALLNSMLSASLRSYCWTPEGQEKTR from the exons ATGTCATTCGCCGCCGCCAGGTCCGTCCTCCGCTCCACATCGGCACGAACCGCCTCGGCGGCGAGGCTTACTGCCGGAGCCGGAGCTAGGGCCAGACCCGCAAGTTCACCATTTCGTATCCCCAAACAAAACCCTATCGCACATCGCATTTTCAG GTCTCCTGTGGAGATGAGCTGCTGTGTGGAAACGCTGCTTCCGTATCACACTGCCACTGCTTCCGCATTGCTCAACTCCATGCTCTCCGCCTCTCTTCGCAGCTACTGTTGGACTCCTGaag